Genomic window (Cenarchaeum symbiont of Oopsacas minuta):
AACGTGAATCTACATCTGCATACGGTTCTAATCCAATAGCTCCAAGTCCAGCATAGAAAGCTTTGGAGCATATGCGATGACGTTGAATTCTTTTGTCTAGTCCTTCTTCAAGTATAATGGACATCGCTTCTCGGTACGCATAAAGTAATGGCAGTGCTGGAGTAAATGGAGTATGTTTTGCCTCGTCATAATATTTAAAATAACGAGCGAGGTTAAAGTACATTGTATTTGGTGGGTTTTCGTTTATGTATTTTTTTGTTCTAGCGTTAACGCATATAGGAGAGATTCCAGGTGGAGATGCAAATGCTTTTTGTGCTCCGGTCATGGCGATATCGATGCCCCACTTGTCCATCTCTAGCTCTTCCCCTCCTACGATAGAGACACCATCAACCACATAGTATGCATCGTTACGTGAAGTTAGATCCTTTACACGATCAAGATAATTCAACATTGTTCCAGTAGAGGTTTCGTTCCAAACACAGTAAAACGCTTTTACATCAGAGTTGTTGTCAAATGCTTCTTTTACTTGATCAAAGCTGGCATTTTTCCCAGGCTGTGTATCTATGGATACAACATTAGCACCAGACCACTTTAGCATCTGTGCAAGCCTGCTGCTAAACTCACCATTAACTGGAAGTATTACCTTGTCTCCAGGCTTTATGAGATTTACTACACTAGCTTCCACTGCTCCTGTTCCAGACGCTGAAAGACATACTGCTTCACCATTGGTACGAAATATTTTTTTTGTTTTTTCAACACATGCTTCATAGAGCTCTACAAAGTCATCACTACGATGGTTTATCATAGGCGTATACATGGCACGAGTGATCCTTTCAGGAACGTTGGTTGGACCAGGAAGCATGACTAAATATTCCAAGTGACTTACGAATTTTGGTGTAAAGCTGAGTTTAATATATCATTAGATTACTGCATTTCGGACAAAAGAAAGAACATGTGAACGGGGAGAGAAAGTTATACTAGGCATCAAAAATATGAAATACGGCCACATTCAGAAACAAAAGTCATGATGCTGTTCACATCTAATATGCGATAGAAAATTACTATGATCGGATAATTTACATTTTAAATAGGCGTCAGGAATGGGATTCAAATCCACAGGTACCTCTCGGTCTTAAGACGAGTGCCTTACCATTCAGCCACCCTGACATATCTTTTAATTCGTATAAAATGCTAATTTACATACGTATGAATAACACATTCATCATTTTTCTATTTTTAGTAATTTTGTGGCAGATCCTAAAAGAAATTAACTGATTGCAAGTGTGACCATTGTAGTAATGAAAGTGGAATCAGTTAATTCAAACCCATAAAATTTAAATCCAAATAACACAACTACAATTATCGCTGCAGCCGTATTAACCAATACAACGACTCGCCATACTGTTATGATTTTTTTTGCAGTGTCAATTTTGGCAGTCACTATCCGATTTTCGTTATAATTAGGTGCCATCTTTTTTTGCTCTTTTGAGGGTTTTACGGTTTTATCTTTAATTCAAGATTTAATCCGTTTATTGTGTTGATGTTTTGAGTGGTCATCAATATGTGTAGTATTTTCAGATTTAGTTTTGTGGATCATCAGATTTTGCCTTTTTGTTATAATATGCTTCTATTACATCATTGGGAATCTCGGTATAATGTTGATCTTTTACGTAATATTCCTCCCATGGACTACCCTCTACATGCGTGATAGCTATTAATTCATCCCCGCGTTTTTTATTATATACTTCGATCACACGATCCATTATTGTTTTTTCATCATCCGTGAATAAATTTTCAACGTCATCTTTGCCATATAGAATATCTGGACTAATTCTATCATTACCGTATTTTTGGAAAGCATGATAAACTGAAGGAATTACTGGACCATACCTCCACGCTTCGACAATATCGGATATGAGTGGTCTTCCAAATATTCCAAGATTCCATCCATGACTGAAAAAAACTAATTTGCCAATATGAAGTGGAGTTAATCGTACATTGCTATTGTGTATTAGATAGTATGCAACATGTAAAGCACTTTTTCCTAATTGGCCATTACTTTGAGCCATGTTATACTATCGTACTCGTTTTATATAAAATCTCTGCATTATACCATCTGGCAAAAAATAAGCGCACATAATTGTTCATATGACAATTTTGCACTAACCATGATATGAGATCAGCTACTCCGTATTTTTGTGCGTAAATACAAAACTTTCTTGATAATTATAGGCAGGGATGTGACCTCATACCATGGATATACACAAGGTCTAAAGAACATATGAACGGAGAGATAGAAAGTCATACCGTGGGCATTAAAAATATGAAATGCAAATGGCGCCTAGGACGGGATTTGAACCCGCATGTGAGGTATTACGTCTGATTTTAAAGCAGTTACCCTACCAGATTAGGCGACCTCAAGTTTCAATAATCTAAATTGGTTAGATTAATACACTCAACCCACACACTATTCGAAGCAGCTTGTGATTGAGGGATCACGTCTAACTAATTTTTTAATATGAGAATAACAAACACTTTCTAAATTTAGCCTCAAGATTGAACAGTACCTTTTGTAACCAACTTGTTGAGGCGATCAACTGCATTTATTTTATCAAGAATGCTAGTTGTTCCTTTTGGAACATATTTTCTCCAATCTTTGTTAGATAGTATCATCTCTCTGATCTTTGTTCCGCAAAGTCTTTCACGGTCAACAAATGATATGTCCACAATGTTTTCTCTTCGATGCGAGTAAAGATGTTCTAGTATAGGATCTTTTGTAATTACAATCTCATATGCAGGCACAATTGAATCCAATTGTTCAAGCCATTTTTTATGATCGTCAACATCTGGTATCTCGTAGACTGTTATTCTTTTTAACAGTTCAGAGTCAAGAGAAGACTCTATCATCTGACGTCGTTCTTGAACTGAAAATGGGTTTTTAAGACTAGGTTGCACGTTGGTACTTCCTATACATAACCAAAGTCTCTTGCATAGTTTCAGTGCATCTTTTATAGATGCAATGTGTCCTAGGTGAAACGGTTGAAATCGTCCCACAAGTAGACCATCCATATATTGTGTATGTTATATGTACTAAAAAATCCTAGCTAGAGTCCTGAATTAAGGGCAGCTGCTAGAAAGAGTATTGCAACAGACATGATAGAGATTGCCTCGCCTAGTATGATAATTTTTTTGCGTAATGTTTGCACTTCTTGCTCTAGCATCAAGGTAGACAATACTTTTTTTTCAATCTCACCTCGTATTATTCTAACATGGATCGCATATACTATAATCACTGCTAAAACCAAAACCATCTTTATTAAGAGTAGTATGCCATATTCAGAATCAAATAGTATCTCGGATTTTGTAAGAATCAACCTCGAGTTGTACAGTCCAGTTACTATTAAAATGGCAAGTGAGGGTATTGCAATTACGTTAAATCGCCTGCCCACTTTTATCATCAGACCCATTCTCTCTTGCATGCTCATCGACGTGTTTTTGAGCACCGGTGCAAGCACTGTGCCTAGAAACAGACCACCTCCCACCCAAATGGCAGCAGATACTAGATGTGCCCACGTAATCAGTGTCTGTTCAAGTGACATACAGAATAGCCATGTAGGGTAAATAATAATGAAAGAGAATCATTTCTAGTTAGGTTTTTTAATGATATATAGAATATCAACATGATTTGCATTTACAAAGTAGAATTACAGTTTTTGTAGCCATAGGAGGTCTGCTTGCTCTAATGGGAGGTCTATTTGTGTATGTGGACAATACTCCGAGTCTACAGTCAGCACAGATAGAACTGTACAATGTCGAGCTGTTATCTTCAAACACAATAGACAATAGCGCCGAATTATCTGTGAGCTTTATGGTTACAAATCCATCTGATACCACGTTTACTGTTTCTAGTATAACGTATGAACTTTATGCAGATGATATACAATTAGGTTCAAGTTCATACTCTACAGAAGACATATCAATGCCAGGTAGAGCAGCGTTTTATCCAGAAGCGCAGATACCATTAAAGAGTAAAATTCTCATATCTGCTGATACAGAAAACGCGCAGATAATTGAAAAGATAATTGATGGGATGGACATAGAATATACGGTCACAGGAATTCTTACGTTACAGACAACTTGGTCTACCACCGATGTGAAATTTTAAAAAACATTTACCAACCGATAAGATAGTGGGCCGAGAGAGATTCGAACTCACGATCACCGCCGTGTCGAGGCGGTATCCTAACCAACTAGACTACCGGCCCTAAGTTTTGCACTTATACAAGACGTTATTAATGTTGGCGGTTTTTGTATGACATGTACGATGATTTCTCAAAAGATGAAAAAGATTCTCTATACAGAGCGATTTATTCTAGAAGAGATGTCAGATCAGGATTTACTGGAGAACCCATCAATGATAAAGTCTTGTATCGCATACTAGATGCAGCACACCATGGCCCCTCGGTAGGATTTTCACAACCATGGAATTTTGTTCTAGTAAAAGATCTTCAGACACGTCAAAAGATAAAAAAATCCTTTGAGATAGAAAAGAAACGCGCTGCAGAGAATGTTAAAGAACCACGTAGATCAAAATATCTTTCGTTAAAGCTAGAGGGTATAGTAGAATCATCTTTGAACATCTGCGTTACGTATGATTCAAGCAGATTTGGACCGTTTGTTATAGGTAGATCCGCCATTCCTGAGACTGGGGCATATAGCGTCTGTTGTGCAATTCAAAATCTGTGGCTTGCTGCAAGAGTCGAAAACATTGGAGTTGGATGGGTCAGCATACTCTCAAACGATATTGTTCGCAAAGCTTTGAGCATACCAGATCACATACTGCCAGTAGCATACTTGTGTGTAGGGTATGTAAGTAATTTTGCAGAAAAGCCGGATTTGGAGAATGTAAAATGGTTACCAAGAATGAATCTAGATGACATCATTTATCATGAAAGATGGGGCCAAATGTAACTAGGCTTAAATAATTACTCACAAAAGTTTTCACGGGCTTGTGGCGCAGAGTCAACTTTGACGCGAAGTATGGATAGCGTGGTAGCCTCCTAAGTTACAGGTCGAGGGATCGAAGCCCTCCAAGCCCGCCTGTTGTATCTTTTTTATGATCTGCCGACTTTAAATATTGGGTAAAAATATTTTATTATATGAAAGTTGTTGTTATATCCGCAAGCCCAAGGGAAAATGGAAAGACACAACATGTAATGAAAGCCACATACGATTTAGTCAAAGCGCACGAATCTACAGAGGTAGCATTTATCAATTTGGCAGAGGGAGGAATTGATTATTACGATGGAAACGGGCCACAAAGTATAAAGACAAAAAAAGCCGTATCAGATCTTCTCGCAGCTGACGTATGGTTGATAGGCTCTCCTGTATACAACTCGTTCTTTAGCGCTGCACTCAAAAACCTATTTGAATTTATAGACTATAAAAAAACCAAAGGAAAGATATGCGGACTTGCTGTCATAGGGGCTAGCACCATATCGTTTATGCAGGTACAAAACGCAGTAATTGGGTTGATGACTTATTTCAAAGTGGTTACAAATCCCCAAACAGTTTTTGTACTATCTGAAGACATTTGCGATGATGGGAAATTAAAAGACGATGTTGAGAAAAGGCTCAAAGAGATGATCGATTCTACGTTGAGTCTTGCACGCTAAGGTGTAACAGATGACAGACCTCGAATGCAAATGTAAATGTCATTTTGGTGGTGCTATCAGCTGTCCTTCTTGTAAAGGAACACATGGGGATTCAAATTGTCCTCATTGTTCTGTCTAGTTTTACTTTTTATAGTAATTTCCAGCCATAGCCTTTAGATTTGCTAGTTCTGTCTTTAATGTCTCTATCTGTACTATGGTGTTTAGATTTGCAATCTGTTGGCGTAGTCGGAGTATCTCCTCATCTTTTATCTTTACATGATCGTGTATGTCATTTAGCTCTTGTGTGAGATCTTTTGAGGTTTGTCGGATCTGCTCGCGCGAAAGCTCTTGTTTGATAATTTTAGAGTGGGATACGTGTGTCTTTGTAGAACTGTGCACATAGTCGGTGCTTTTTTGGGCAAGCCAACAGATAATCACAAGGAACCAAGTTATAGGTACGGCCATTATGAATACAAAGTTCAGTGCAGGTGTAAAATCTAGAAAGAGAGGCCATAGTCCAGTCAATACGGCTGCAAAGACTCCACATGTCACTGTAGCAAGGTGATTGTACAGATATCCCATAAACTGTATTTTTTAGGCAGTTTTATAAGCATTAAGATGCTTCATAGTCGATTTAATGAGATTAGATCGATTATAAAAAAAACGTACGTTATAAAATAAAAGAAAAGCAAAATATGTTTATTTTACGATTTCTAACATATTTTTTGACTCAGACTGGAGAATGTTTATTTTTTCGAGTAATTCATTGCGTAGATCACGGGCTACTCTTCTGACAGTTGGGCGAGGTACTCCAAGATCGTCAACTACTTTGCTGTAGATGATGTGCTTGTCTGTTAGTCCTTTGTCAAGGCAAGAATTTATGGCTTCTTTGATTACGTTGGATTGATTTGTACGATTCACTATAGCAAGGTCAATATGGCGTCTATATAATGCTATAACTGGGAAAAATATTTTTCAATAGATATATTTACCAATGGCCATACAACTAGTATCTGTTAATTTTTTTATTTGATATACTATACTATACAAAAGGTTATTATGATAAACAAGTAGGGTTTTGCTATGCCGAATGCTGTTATAGAAACAAATCATGGAAG
Coding sequences:
- a CDS encoding copper export protein, which gives rise to MSLEQTLITWAHLVSAAIWVGGGLFLGTVLAPVLKNTSMSMQERMGLMIKVGRRFNVIAIPSLAILIVTGLYNSRLILTKSEILFDSEYGILLLIKMVLVLAVIIVYAIHVRIIRGEIEKKVLSTLMLEQEVQTLRKKIIILGEAISIMSVAILFLAAALNSGL
- a CDS encoding putative membrane protein translates to MGYLYNHLATVTCGVFAAVLTGLWPLFLDFTPALNFVFIMAVPITWFLVIICWLAQKSTDYVHSSTKTHVSHSKIIKQELSREQIRQTSKDLTQELNDIHDHVKIKDEEILRLRQQIANLNTIVQIETLKTELANLKAMAGNYYKK
- a CDS encoding NADPH-dependent FMN reductase, whose amino-acid sequence is MKVVVISASPRENGKTQHVMKATYDLVKAHESTEVAFINLAEGGIDYYDGNGPQSIKTKKAVSDLLAADVWLIGSPVYNSFFSAALKNLFEFIDYKKTKGKICGLAVIGASTISFMQVQNAVIGLMTYFKVVTNPQTVFVLSEDICDDGKLKDDVEKRLKEMIDSTLSLAR
- a CDS encoding cytidyltransferase yields the protein MDGLLVGRFQPFHLGHIASIKDALKLCKRLWLCIGSTNVQPSLKNPFSVQERRQMIESSLDSELLKRITVYEIPDVDDHKKWLEQLDSIVPAYEIVITKDPILEHLYSHRRENIVDISFVDRERLCGTKIREMILSNKDWRKYVPKGTTSILDKINAVDRLNKLVTKGTVQS
- a CDS encoding Aspartate aminotransferase; this encodes MLPGPTNVPERITRAMYTPMINHRSDDFVELYEACVEKTKKIFRTNGEAVCLSASGTGAVEASVVNLIKPGDKVILPVNGEFSSRLAQMLKWSGANVVSIDTQPGKNASFDQVKEAFDNNSDVKAFYCVWNETSTGTMLNYLDRVKDLTSRNDAYYVVDGVSIVGGEELEMDKWGIDIAMTGAQKAFASPPGISPICVNARTKKYINENPPNTMYFNLARYFKYYDEAKHTPFTPALPLLYAYREAMSIILEEGLDKRIQRHRICSKAFYAGLGAIGLEPYADVDSRSTVVIAVNYLDGLEDKIFRDTLAKKFRVLVAGGFGNLKGKVFRVGCMGEVNRYHVMRTISAISSTLAMMDYKTDVQAGLKAAEEHLKELPA
- a CDS encoding cob(II)yrinic acid a,c-diamide reductase (bluB) → MYDDFSKDEKDSLYRAIYSRRDVRSGFTGEPINDKVLYRILDAAHHGPSVGFSQPWNFVLVKDLQTRQKIKKSFEIEKKRAAENVKEPRRSKYLSLKLEGIVESSLNICVTYDSSRFGPFVIGRSAIPETGAYSVCCAIQNLWLAARVENIGVGWVSILSNDIVRKALSIPDHILPVAYLCVGYVSNFAEKPDLENVKWLPRMNLDDIIYHERWGQM
- a CDS encoding putative membrane protein; amino-acid sequence: MHLQSRITVFVAIGGLLALMGGLFVYVDNTPSLQSAQIELYNVELLSSNTIDNSAELSVSFMVTNPSDTTFTVSSITYELYADDIQLGSSSYSTEDISMPGRAAFYPEAQIPLKSKILISADTENAQIIEKIIDGMDIEYTVTGILTLQTTWSTTDVKF